The Geothrix sp. genome window below encodes:
- a CDS encoding PAS domain S-box protein, with product MQRSLHDSAALIQTILNAVVDGIITLKARGGIIETVNPAAERMFGYAASELIGQTISVLIPELDRDQPSGSLEYFSASHEARAVGLGREVLGRRKDGQLFPLEIAVSEMQLGGQRYFTGILRDISTRKQAEEALLKAGALQNAIFNSANFSSIATDAKGVIQIFNVGAERMLGFSATEVMNKITPADISDPKEVIARAEALSLELGTPISPGFEALVFKASRGIEDIYELSYIRKDGSRFPALVSVTALRDAQDAIIGYLLIGTDNTARQRVEAERALLDQVLQDKNAELMSAKIVADKANLAKSEFLSSMSHELRSPLNAILGFAQLMDSETPPATPRQKASIDQILHAGWYLLELINEILDLAVIESGKLSLSEEPVSLAEVMLDCQAMIEPQGAKRGLQMTFPQFEAPAFVQADRIRLKQVLINILSNAIKYNRPDGTVTVVCTTTTPGRTRISVRDTGLGLPPDKLRQLFQPFNRLGQEQGGEEGTGIGLVMSKLLVELMGGSIGVESRVGEGSLFWCELDSVAAPRLEEGKTGPGTVVRAPIHPEAPLRTLLYVEDNPANLSLVEQIIARRPDLRMVSAGNGTLGIELARKDQPVVILMDINLPGISGIQALKILQEDRETRHIPVVAISANAMLGDIAKGLEAGFFRYLTKPINVTEFMATIDEALDHASTRPRHS from the coding sequence GTGCAGCGATCCCTGCACGATTCCGCGGCCCTGATCCAGACGATCCTGAACGCCGTGGTGGACGGCATCATCACCCTTAAGGCCCGGGGCGGGATCATCGAGACGGTGAACCCAGCCGCCGAGCGGATGTTCGGGTATGCCGCCAGCGAACTCATCGGCCAGACCATCAGCGTGCTGATCCCCGAGCTGGATCGGGATCAGCCCTCGGGCTCCCTGGAGTATTTCAGTGCCAGCCACGAGGCCCGGGCCGTCGGCCTCGGTCGGGAGGTCCTGGGGCGGCGGAAGGATGGGCAACTCTTCCCGCTGGAAATCGCCGTCAGCGAGATGCAGCTGGGCGGTCAGCGGTATTTCACGGGCATCCTGCGTGACATCAGCACCCGGAAGCAGGCGGAAGAAGCCCTGCTGAAGGCCGGAGCCCTGCAGAATGCGATCTTCAACAGCGCCAACTTCTCAAGCATCGCCACTGACGCCAAGGGCGTCATCCAGATCTTCAATGTCGGCGCCGAACGGATGCTGGGCTTCTCGGCTACGGAGGTCATGAACAAGATCACCCCGGCCGACATCTCGGATCCCAAGGAAGTGATCGCCCGCGCCGAGGCGTTGAGCCTGGAATTGGGCACCCCGATCTCACCCGGCTTCGAGGCCCTGGTGTTCAAAGCCTCGCGCGGCATCGAAGACATCTACGAGCTGTCGTACATCCGGAAGGATGGCAGCCGGTTCCCGGCGCTGGTCTCGGTCACGGCCCTGCGGGATGCCCAGGATGCCATCATCGGCTACCTGCTCATCGGCACCGACAACACGGCGCGCCAGCGGGTCGAGGCCGAGCGGGCCCTGCTCGATCAGGTGCTTCAGGACAAGAACGCCGAGCTGATGAGTGCCAAGATCGTCGCGGACAAGGCCAACCTCGCGAAATCCGAATTCCTTTCCAGCATGAGCCATGAGCTGCGCTCCCCACTCAACGCGATCCTGGGTTTCGCCCAGCTGATGGATTCCGAAACCCCCCCGGCGACACCGCGCCAGAAGGCCAGCATCGACCAGATCCTGCACGCGGGATGGTACCTTCTGGAGTTGATCAACGAGATTCTCGACCTGGCCGTGATCGAATCCGGGAAACTGTCGCTCTCAGAGGAGCCCGTTTCACTGGCCGAGGTCATGCTGGATTGCCAGGCGATGATCGAGCCACAGGGGGCGAAGCGGGGCCTCCAGATGACCTTCCCCCAGTTCGAGGCTCCGGCCTTCGTTCAGGCCGATCGAATTCGATTGAAGCAGGTTCTCATCAACATTCTCTCGAATGCCATCAAATACAATCGTCCAGACGGAACGGTCACCGTGGTGTGCACGACGACCACCCCCGGCCGCACCCGCATCAGCGTGAGGGACACGGGGCTCGGGTTGCCCCCGGACAAGCTGAGGCAGCTCTTCCAGCCGTTCAACCGTCTGGGGCAGGAACAGGGCGGCGAAGAGGGCACCGGCATCGGCCTCGTGATGAGCAAGCTGCTGGTCGAACTGATGGGGGGTTCAATCGGCGTGGAAAGCCGGGTGGGGGAAGGCAGCCTGTTCTGGTGTGAGCTGGATTCCGTCGCGGCGCCCCGCCTTGAGGAGGGCAAGACCGGTCCGGGAACCGTGGTGCGGGCCCCGATCCACCCTGAAGCGCCCCTGCGGACGCTGCTGTATGTGGAGGACAACCCCGCGAACCTGAGCCTGGTGGAGCAGATCATCGCGCGTCGGCCCGACCTGCGCATGGTGAGCGCGGGGAATGGCACCCTCGGCATCGAACTGGCGCGGAAGGATCAACCGGTCGTGATTCTGATGGACATCAACCTGCCGGGCATCAGCGGCATTCAGGCGTTGAAGATCCTTCAGGAAGACCGCGAAACCAGGCACATCCCGGTGGTGGCCATCAGTGCCAATGCCATGCTCGGGGATATCGCCAAGGGCCTGGAGGCGGGATTCTTCCGCTACCTCACGAAACCCATCAATGTCACAGAGTTCATGGCGACGATTGATGAGGCCCTGGACCACGCATCAACCCGACCGAGGCACTCATGA
- a CDS encoding methyltransferase domain-containing protein, with product MNRPQAADPLDPILPAPDRTRDSIAAVVAGLARSGRAGERWLGGYAGRKVRMDHLYEAALPLIPAGTKVLDLGCGVGLLGLLLEARGLGNETFGIEWDRPKARFARRLAEGKPAIRVVCGDLWTEAWPECAVVSALDVLHYFAPERQRALLLRIGAHLPAGGRLLLRVMDGRAGGMARVTRFCEQLAVGFGWNQAPSVHWRSLAEVHGDLREAGLSILPAPGGGDHGSGNCLLVGEKPGTPQVRFG from the coding sequence GTGAACCGACCGCAGGCTGCCGACCCCCTCGACCCCATCCTTCCCGCGCCGGATCGCACCCGCGATTCCATCGCCGCGGTGGTGGCGGGGCTGGCCCGTTCGGGGAGGGCAGGCGAACGCTGGCTGGGCGGGTATGCGGGGAGGAAGGTCCGGATGGATCACCTCTATGAAGCGGCCCTGCCCTTGATACCTGCGGGGACGAAGGTCCTTGATCTGGGTTGCGGCGTGGGCCTCCTGGGCCTGCTGCTGGAGGCGCGGGGATTGGGGAACGAAACCTTCGGCATCGAGTGGGACCGACCCAAAGCCCGGTTCGCCCGGCGGTTGGCCGAAGGGAAACCTGCGATCCGGGTCGTGTGCGGCGACCTGTGGACGGAAGCGTGGCCCGAATGCGCCGTGGTCTCGGCGCTGGATGTCCTCCATTACTTCGCTCCGGAGCGGCAACGGGCGCTGCTGCTCCGCATCGGCGCGCACCTCCCCGCGGGTGGCCGGCTGCTGCTTCGCGTGATGGATGGCCGTGCCGGGGGGATGGCGAGGGTGACGAGGTTCTGCGAACAGCTGGCGGTCGGGTTCGGATGGAATCAGGCGCCGAGCGTGCACTGGCGTTCCCTGGCCGAGGTCCACGGGGACCTCCGGGAGGCCGGGTTATCCATCCTTCCGGCGCCCGGGGGAGGCGACCATGGATCGGGGAATTGCCTGCTGGTCGGAGAGAAGCCGGGAACCCCTCAGGTGCGCTTCGGTTGA
- a CDS encoding AI-2E family transporter has translation MSASDPKPSPGPGPRILRLEVSSTTLLKLVLLGLSCWGLIRLWPVILVLVVALLIMGTLSPAVQWLESRRVRRGLGIAIVFTALFTVGVLVVTLTIPSLVAQATELLEREPAFRASLADHLAQYPLSASFATWLRNLNYGAPWSQVGATALSYSLRLFEIAAYGMSALFLALYMMVDRDRLRGGLFAMVPRTHHIRLSRVMLNLETIVGAYIRGQLVTCLLIGAFTFVLLTACGVKNAMALAVFAGIADVLPYIGAILSVVPAVLVALSHSPTAAVIVLVMMLAYEEFEGRVLIPRIYGQALRLPSSVVFFALMAGGTLMGLLGALLALPVAATVMMLIEELRVELPGEQEQDADVVLRARDDLAEEEYERRTEGVAAQEAAAIAVEISVDRRKEERSPPAP, from the coding sequence GTGAGTGCATCGGACCCCAAGCCGTCACCGGGACCCGGGCCGCGCATCCTGCGCCTGGAGGTTTCTTCGACCACCCTGCTGAAGCTCGTCCTCCTGGGCCTTTCGTGCTGGGGATTGATCCGGCTGTGGCCCGTCATTCTCGTGCTGGTCGTCGCCCTGCTCATCATGGGGACCCTCAGCCCTGCCGTGCAGTGGCTGGAATCCAGGCGGGTCAGGCGCGGCCTGGGCATCGCAATCGTCTTCACGGCGCTCTTCACGGTGGGCGTCCTCGTGGTGACCCTGACGATCCCGTCGCTCGTGGCCCAGGCCACGGAGCTCCTTGAGCGGGAGCCGGCCTTCCGCGCGAGCCTGGCGGACCACCTCGCCCAATACCCTTTGAGCGCGTCCTTCGCGACCTGGTTGAGGAACCTGAATTACGGCGCGCCTTGGAGCCAGGTGGGCGCCACCGCGCTTTCCTACTCGCTGCGTCTCTTCGAGATCGCGGCCTACGGCATGAGCGCCCTCTTCCTGGCGCTCTACATGATGGTCGACCGGGATCGCCTGCGGGGCGGCCTGTTCGCGATGGTGCCCCGGACGCATCACATCCGCCTCTCCCGGGTCATGCTGAACCTGGAAACCATCGTTGGCGCCTACATCCGCGGACAGCTGGTGACTTGTCTGCTCATCGGCGCCTTCACCTTCGTCCTGCTGACGGCCTGCGGCGTGAAGAATGCGATGGCCCTCGCGGTCTTCGCCGGGATCGCCGATGTCCTGCCCTATATCGGCGCCATCCTCTCCGTGGTCCCGGCGGTCCTCGTGGCCCTCAGCCACAGCCCAACGGCCGCGGTCATCGTACTGGTGATGATGCTCGCCTACGAGGAATTCGAGGGCCGCGTGCTCATCCCCCGCATCTATGGCCAGGCGCTCCGCCTGCCCTCCTCCGTCGTGTTCTTCGCGCTCATGGCCGGGGGAACCTTGATGGGGCTGCTGGGGGCGCTGCTCGCGCTGCCCGTGGCCGCGACCGTCATGATGCTGATCGAGGAACTGCGCGTCGAGTTGCCAGGTGAGCAGGAACAAGACGCTGATGTGGTGCTCCGCGCCCGGGATGACCTTGCCGAAGAGGAATACGAGCGCCGGACCGAGGGCGTGGCCGCCCAGGAGGCCGCCGCCATCGCCGTCGAGATCTCGGTCGATCGGAGGAAGGAAGAACGATCGCCCCCCGCGCCCTGA
- the ruvA gene encoding Holliday junction branch migration protein RuvA, with amino-acid sequence MIGRLRGELIQKLPNLALVECGGVGYAAAISLSTYGLLPEAGAQVVLHTELLVRENEIGLLGFASPQERELYRMLVKVDGVGPKMALAALGALSLEDLVQALRGRDVKTLTRIPGVGKKTAEKMCFELSEKMGGLTGLDGLVGTPSGDPWEGSLRSALTNLGFKEEVVLPVVADLRASKPALPEAIRQALKALQR; translated from the coding sequence ATGATTGGACGCCTGCGCGGAGAACTCATCCAGAAGCTGCCGAACCTGGCCCTCGTGGAATGCGGGGGGGTGGGCTACGCCGCCGCCATCAGCCTGTCCACCTATGGGTTGCTCCCGGAGGCTGGGGCTCAGGTGGTGCTGCACACCGAACTCCTGGTGCGCGAGAACGAGATCGGGCTGCTGGGCTTCGCCTCGCCCCAGGAGCGGGAACTCTACCGGATGCTGGTGAAGGTCGATGGCGTGGGCCCCAAGATGGCCCTGGCGGCCCTGGGCGCGCTGTCCCTCGAGGATCTGGTGCAGGCCCTGAGGGGCCGGGATGTGAAGACCCTCACCCGCATTCCCGGCGTCGGCAAGAAGACCGCCGAGAAGATGTGCTTCGAGCTGTCCGAGAAGATGGGCGGCCTGACGGGCCTGGACGGCCTCGTGGGCACGCCCTCGGGCGATCCCTGGGAGGGGAGCCTGCGTTCGGCCCTGACGAACCTCGGGTTCAAGGAGGAGGTGGTGCTGCCGGTGGTGGCGGACCTCCGCGCCTCGAAGCCCGCCCTGCCCGAGGCCATCCGGCAGGCCCTCAAGGCCCTGCAGCGATGA
- a CDS encoding response regulator, with protein MITPRDILHGKLLIVDDQEANVLLLEQMLRSAGYTSISSTMDSSKVCELHLIHRYDLILLDLQMPGMDGFQVMENLKEIERDSYLPVLVITAQPAHKLRALKSGAKDFVSKPFDLAEVLLRVHNMLEVRLLHQESKRLYDRIAAEQKVSQRLLMNVLPTALAAQLAAHPEATSGTFAELVTESYAEVTVLFADILEFTKFAEGVGAEVLLGVLEDLSTRFDDPDGRSRLDEGRTIGNAYLASVGLSDAVAEHTIKASRKALSIVEAVDHFNAHSRYKLKLRIGLDLGAEVSSTVSSRKVTYDL; from the coding sequence ATGATCACTCCCAGGGACATCCTCCACGGCAAGCTCCTGATCGTCGACGATCAGGAGGCCAATGTGCTGCTGCTGGAGCAGATGCTGCGGAGCGCGGGGTACACTTCCATTTCCTCCACCATGGATTCGAGCAAGGTCTGTGAGCTCCACCTCATCCACCGCTACGACTTGATCCTGCTCGATCTCCAGATGCCCGGAATGGATGGCTTCCAGGTGATGGAGAACCTGAAGGAGATCGAGAGGGACAGCTATCTGCCTGTGCTCGTGATCACGGCGCAGCCGGCCCATAAGCTGCGGGCCCTCAAGTCCGGCGCCAAGGACTTCGTCAGCAAGCCGTTCGACCTCGCCGAAGTGCTGTTGCGGGTCCACAACATGCTTGAAGTCCGCCTCCTGCATCAGGAGTCGAAGCGGCTGTACGACCGGATCGCTGCGGAGCAGAAGGTCTCGCAGCGGCTCCTGATGAATGTGCTGCCCACGGCCCTGGCAGCTCAGCTGGCGGCGCATCCCGAAGCCACATCAGGGACCTTCGCGGAGCTGGTCACGGAGAGCTACGCGGAAGTGACGGTGCTGTTCGCCGACATCCTGGAATTCACCAAGTTCGCCGAGGGGGTGGGCGCCGAGGTCCTGTTGGGAGTACTCGAGGACCTCTCCACCCGTTTTGATGATCCGGACGGGCGGTCCCGCCTGGACGAGGGCAGGACCATCGGCAACGCCTATCTCGCCTCCGTCGGGCTGTCGGATGCCGTGGCCGAACACACGATCAAGGCCTCGCGGAAGGCCCTGAGCATCGTCGAGGCCGTGGATCACTTCAACGCGCACAGCCGGTACAAGCTGAAGCTGCGCATCGGCCTCGACCTCGGCGCAGAGGTCTCCAGCACCGTCAGCAGCCGCAAGGTCACCTACGACCTATGA
- a CDS encoding NAD(P)-dependent oxidoreductase, with product MKPRLLATPSLTGPALAELQARFPGLQLAPFRSPEWNAALPEAEALVVVLSEPITEADLVAAPRLKVIGTYSVGVNHLPVAACQARGIPVANTPGVLTDATADLALALLLALTRRLAEGETLVRSGAWQGWAPDQLLGTGLAGKDCGILGSGPIGLAFARRVQVLGMTPLFWSRDGHGGQVDFGTGQAPRLPLTDLLPRSAVLSLHCPLTEQTRGLLDRAALEQLPAGAVILNTARGGILDENAAIDLLETGRLGGVGLDVYDGEPQVHPRWLTAPRTVLLPHLGSATVETREAMARQLCDGLAAALG from the coding sequence ATGAAGCCCCGCCTCCTTGCCACGCCCTCGCTGACCGGCCCGGCCCTGGCCGAACTCCAAGCCCGCTTTCCCGGGCTGCAGCTGGCACCCTTCCGGTCGCCGGAGTGGAACGCAGCCCTGCCCGAAGCCGAAGCCCTGGTCGTGGTGCTTTCCGAGCCCATCACCGAAGCCGACCTGGTGGCCGCGCCCAGACTCAAGGTGATCGGAACCTACTCCGTGGGCGTGAACCATCTTCCGGTGGCCGCCTGCCAGGCCCGCGGCATCCCCGTGGCCAACACGCCGGGCGTGCTGACGGATGCCACCGCTGACCTCGCCCTGGCCCTGCTGCTGGCGCTGACCCGCCGCTTGGCGGAAGGCGAGACGCTCGTGCGATCCGGAGCCTGGCAGGGCTGGGCCCCCGATCAGCTGCTGGGTACCGGCCTCGCGGGCAAGGACTGCGGCATCCTCGGTAGCGGCCCCATCGGTCTGGCCTTCGCGCGTCGGGTCCAGGTCCTGGGCATGACGCCCCTCTTCTGGAGCCGCGATGGCCACGGCGGCCAGGTGGACTTCGGCACGGGCCAGGCTCCGCGCCTGCCCCTGACAGACCTGCTGCCCCGCAGCGCCGTGCTGTCCCTCCACTGCCCCCTGACCGAACAGACCCGCGGACTGCTGGATCGCGCCGCGCTGGAACAGCTGCCCGCCGGCGCCGTGATCCTCAACACGGCGCGCGGCGGGATCCTCGATGAGAACGCCGCCATCGATTTGCTCGAAACGGGCCGCCTCGGCGGCGTGGGCCTGGATGTCTACGACGGCGAACCCCAGGTCCATCCCCGCTGGCTGACGGCGCCCCGGACCGTGCTGCTGCCCCACCTCGGATCCGCCACCGTGGAGACCCGCGAGGCCATGGCGCGTCAGCTTTGCGACGGACTCGCCGCTGCCCTTGGGTGA
- a CDS encoding sigma-54-dependent Fis family transcriptional regulator, whose protein sequence is MRADDLDHKELLELHPESGVIRFAGQRAILLDAVAMGLLRKYLVENFGLMAARVVLTQFGFAHGWRMAEALQTEFKWDDDDQWRRAGNRIHTLGGLFGVGSESRDPLSKEGMMLLTSYEAEQHLLHFGRADAPMCWTICGLISGYLSRIAGQEVFVLEDRCQGKGDAGCHLFGRTREEWGDARAEELRFYDKNRLSDCLDVSIHRVTETLKAAERKIKEHRRALVAVAQEGDEPILGIVAKSLAMRQVVDLARRVAKVDSTVLLTGESGSGKERVARLVHEESTRAAGPFIAVNCGAIAETLLESELFGHARGAFTGATHDRPGLFESANGGTLLLDEVGEVSPGMQVKLLRALQEREIRRVGENKNRKVDVRIIAATNRDLALGVMDGNFRQDLYYRLKVVELHVPPLRERRDDILPLARVLLAGSALWMKRKISGLTPAAADQLLRHAWPGNVRELENVMERAVALSPGPRVELEDLPEEIRRACPIPVALDGSVKPLEEVEKEYILAALALNAGNQTRTAEQLQIGSATLYRKLKSYGLIGSSRSAQHGS, encoded by the coding sequence ATGCGCGCCGATGATCTGGACCACAAGGAACTGCTGGAGCTGCATCCAGAGAGCGGGGTGATCCGCTTTGCGGGGCAGCGGGCGATCCTCCTCGATGCCGTGGCCATGGGGCTCCTCCGCAAGTACCTCGTCGAGAACTTCGGCCTCATGGCCGCGCGCGTGGTCCTCACCCAGTTCGGCTTCGCCCACGGCTGGCGCATGGCCGAAGCCCTCCAGACCGAATTCAAGTGGGACGACGATGACCAATGGCGGCGGGCCGGCAACCGCATCCACACCTTGGGGGGCCTCTTCGGCGTCGGGTCCGAAAGCAGGGATCCCCTTTCCAAGGAGGGGATGATGCTCCTGACCTCCTACGAGGCGGAACAACACCTCCTGCACTTCGGCCGCGCCGATGCCCCCATGTGCTGGACCATCTGCGGTCTCATCAGCGGGTACTTGAGCCGGATCGCGGGCCAGGAGGTCTTCGTCCTCGAAGACCGCTGCCAGGGCAAGGGGGACGCGGGTTGCCACCTCTTCGGGCGCACCCGGGAGGAGTGGGGTGACGCGCGGGCCGAAGAACTGCGCTTCTATGACAAGAATCGCCTGTCAGATTGCCTCGATGTGTCGATCCACCGCGTCACCGAGACCTTGAAGGCCGCCGAGCGAAAAATCAAAGAGCATCGCCGGGCGCTGGTCGCGGTGGCCCAAGAGGGGGATGAGCCGATCCTCGGGATCGTCGCCAAGAGCCTGGCCATGAGGCAAGTCGTGGATCTGGCCCGGCGCGTGGCCAAGGTCGATTCCACGGTCCTCCTCACGGGAGAAAGCGGATCGGGCAAGGAGCGGGTCGCCCGCCTCGTCCATGAGGAGTCCACGCGGGCGGCCGGCCCCTTCATCGCAGTCAACTGCGGCGCCATTGCCGAAACGCTGCTGGAAAGCGAGCTCTTCGGCCATGCGCGCGGCGCGTTCACGGGGGCGACCCACGACCGGCCGGGCCTCTTCGAGTCGGCCAACGGCGGCACCCTGCTGCTGGATGAGGTCGGCGAAGTCTCTCCCGGCATGCAGGTCAAGCTGCTGCGCGCGCTCCAGGAACGGGAAATCCGGCGGGTCGGCGAGAACAAGAACCGGAAGGTGGATGTGCGCATCATTGCCGCCACCAACCGGGATCTGGCTTTGGGCGTCATGGATGGCAACTTCCGCCAGGACCTCTATTACCGGCTCAAGGTCGTGGAGCTGCATGTGCCGCCCCTCCGGGAGCGCCGGGATGACATCCTGCCTCTGGCCCGGGTGCTGCTTGCCGGTTCCGCGCTGTGGATGAAGCGCAAGATCTCGGGCCTGACCCCGGCCGCGGCCGATCAGCTCCTCCGCCATGCGTGGCCCGGCAATGTGCGCGAGCTCGAGAATGTCATGGAACGGGCCGTCGCACTTTCGCCGGGGCCCCGCGTGGAGCTCGAGGACTTGCCTGAGGAGATCCGGCGGGCCTGCCCCATTCCCGTGGCCCTCGATGGCTCCGTCAAGCCGCTGGAGGAGGTCGAGAAGGAATACATCCTCGCGGCCCTGGCCCTGAATGCCGGGAATCAAACCCGGACCGCCGAGCAGCTTCAGATCGGCTCTGCGACGCTCTACCGCAAGCTCAAGAGCTACGGCCTGATCGGAAGCAGCCGCTCGGCCCAACACGGCAGCTGA
- a CDS encoding cation-translocating P-type ATPase — MPPVPPTHPPSDLDLDGFTGLTEAEAMLRLQRLGPNELPSREKRGLLAIVFEVVREPMFLMLAAAGILYLLMGEPQDALMLLGFVFVVMGITIVQERRTEHALEALRDLSSPRALVIRGGQQRRIPGREVVPGDILVVAEGDRIPADGLLRAGINLAVDESLLTGESVPVRKAASADAQSLDPPGGDDSSSLFSGTLVTAGQGVVEVLATGPRTELGKIGKVLQQVEPEATFLQKETGRLVRTFALVGLSACTLVVILYALTRGGTSQVWKEGLLAGIALAMAMLPEEFPVVLTVFMALGAWRISRSRVLTRRMPAIEMLGAATVLCVDKTGTLTLNQMTLKCLSVDGQAQDLAGAGSQLPESVHELMEYAILASKKDPFDPMERALHAAGKQWLMETEHLHPDWSLAKEYPLTPGLLAVTHAWHCGGDQVTVATKGAPEAVVDLCHLPAERRTEIEGWVADLASQGLRVLGVARGRYGAADLPEGHHDLELAFIGLLGLEDPVRPAVRAAVAECRTAGIRVVMITGDYPATAQSIARQAGLAHSEKVITGPELNQMSDEALAERIRDVDVFARVVPEQKLRLVTALKTNREVVAMTGDGVNDAPALKAAHIGIAMGGRGTDVAREAASLVLLDDDFSSIVAAIKLGRRIFDNIRKAVAFILAVHIPIAGLSMLPAFLPGWPLLLLPVHIVFLELVIDPSCSLVFEAEEAEADVMQRPPRDPQERLFSLTSIGLGVLQGGTALAACLMVYLLARLGHGEGAARALTFAALVVSFLAIILANRSWTLSLLGSLRNPNPALWWVMGGTSAFLLLVLTWPLAQRLFHFAPTHGRDLWLACAAGFASILWFEAFKWFRHRGLAASPAGG, encoded by the coding sequence ATGCCTCCTGTACCTCCCACCCATCCGCCATCCGACCTCGATCTCGATGGGTTCACCGGCCTCACCGAGGCGGAAGCCATGCTCCGCCTGCAGCGCCTCGGACCCAACGAGCTGCCGTCGCGCGAGAAGCGGGGGCTCCTCGCCATCGTCTTCGAGGTGGTGCGCGAGCCCATGTTCCTCATGCTGGCAGCGGCGGGCATCCTCTACCTGCTGATGGGAGAGCCCCAGGATGCCCTGATGCTCCTGGGCTTCGTCTTCGTGGTCATGGGCATCACCATCGTCCAGGAGCGGCGGACGGAGCATGCCCTGGAAGCCCTCCGCGATCTCTCCAGCCCGCGGGCGCTGGTGATCCGGGGGGGCCAGCAGCGCCGAATCCCCGGCCGCGAAGTGGTGCCTGGCGACATCCTGGTGGTGGCGGAAGGGGACCGGATTCCCGCGGACGGCCTCCTGCGCGCCGGCATCAACCTGGCGGTGGACGAGTCCCTGCTCACAGGGGAATCCGTCCCCGTGCGGAAAGCCGCGTCCGCGGATGCCCAGAGCCTGGACCCTCCGGGTGGGGACGACTCATCATCCCTCTTCTCCGGGACGCTGGTGACGGCGGGGCAGGGGGTGGTGGAAGTCCTCGCGACCGGCCCCCGCACGGAACTCGGGAAGATCGGCAAGGTCCTGCAGCAGGTGGAGCCGGAGGCGACCTTCCTGCAGAAGGAGACGGGCCGCCTGGTCCGGACCTTCGCCCTGGTCGGACTGAGCGCCTGCACCCTGGTGGTGATCCTCTACGCCCTTACCCGGGGCGGCACTTCCCAGGTGTGGAAGGAGGGCCTGCTGGCGGGCATCGCCCTGGCGATGGCCATGCTCCCCGAGGAGTTCCCCGTCGTGCTGACGGTCTTCATGGCCCTCGGCGCCTGGCGCATCTCCCGCAGCCGGGTGCTGACCCGGCGCATGCCCGCCATCGAGATGCTCGGCGCGGCCACCGTCCTCTGCGTGGACAAGACCGGAACCTTGACCCTCAACCAGATGACCCTCAAATGCCTGAGTGTGGACGGCCAGGCCCAGGACCTGGCCGGAGCAGGGTCCCAGCTCCCGGAGTCGGTTCACGAGCTGATGGAATACGCCATCCTGGCCAGCAAGAAGGATCCCTTCGACCCCATGGAGCGCGCCCTCCACGCCGCGGGGAAGCAGTGGCTCATGGAGACGGAGCACCTGCACCCCGACTGGTCCCTGGCGAAGGAATACCCCCTCACGCCGGGGCTCCTGGCCGTGACCCACGCCTGGCACTGCGGCGGAGACCAGGTCACGGTGGCGACCAAGGGCGCCCCCGAGGCCGTGGTGGACCTCTGCCACCTCCCCGCGGAGCGGCGGACTGAGATCGAGGGCTGGGTGGCGGACCTGGCTTCCCAGGGACTGCGCGTCCTGGGCGTGGCCCGCGGCCGCTACGGGGCGGCGGACTTGCCGGAAGGTCACCACGACCTGGAACTCGCCTTCATCGGCCTGCTGGGCCTGGAGGATCCCGTGCGGCCCGCGGTGCGGGCCGCGGTGGCGGAATGCCGGACAGCGGGCATCCGCGTGGTGATGATCACGGGTGATTACCCTGCCACCGCCCAAAGCATCGCCCGGCAGGCGGGCCTCGCCCACTCCGAGAAGGTCATCACCGGGCCCGAGCTGAACCAGATGAGTGATGAGGCGCTGGCGGAGCGGATCCGGGATGTGGATGTGTTTGCCCGCGTGGTGCCGGAGCAGAAACTCCGGCTGGTCACTGCCCTCAAGACCAACCGCGAGGTGGTGGCCATGACCGGGGATGGCGTGAACGATGCCCCCGCCCTCAAGGCCGCCCACATCGGGATCGCCATGGGGGGCCGCGGCACCGATGTGGCGCGGGAGGCCGCGTCGCTGGTGCTGCTGGACGACGATTTCTCATCCATCGTGGCCGCCATCAAGCTCGGACGGCGCATCTTCGACAACATCCGCAAGGCGGTGGCCTTCATCCTCGCCGTGCACATCCCCATCGCCGGGCTGTCCATGCTGCCGGCGTTCCTTCCCGGCTGGCCGCTGCTCCTGCTGCCGGTGCACATCGTGTTCCTGGAACTGGTGATCGATCCCTCCTGCTCCCTGGTGTTCGAGGCTGAGGAGGCGGAAGCCGATGTCATGCAACGCCCACCCAGGGATCCCCAGGAGCGGCTGTTCAGCCTGACATCCATCGGCCTCGGTGTGCTGCAGGGAGGCACGGCCCTGGCGGCCTGTCTGATGGTGTATCTCCTCGCCCGTCTGGGCCATGGCGAGGGGGCCGCCCGTGCCCTGACCTTCGCCGCCCTGGTGGTGTCCTTCCTGGCCATCATCCTGGCCAACCGATCCTGGACGCTCAGCCTCCTCGGCAGCCTGCGAAACCCCAATCCCGCCCTATGGTGGGTGATGGGAGGCACGAGCGCATTCCTGCTCCTGGTGCTGACCTGGCCCTTGGCCCAGCGCCTGTTCCACTTCGCTCCGACCCACGGCAGGGACCTGTGGCTGGCCTGCGCGGCAGGTTTCGCCAGCATCCTCTGGTTCGAGGCGTTCAAATGGTTCCGCCACCGGGGACTCGCCGCATCCCCGGCAGGAGGCTGA